The proteins below are encoded in one region of Paralysiella testudinis:
- the rnc gene encoding ribonuclease III translates to MKTDPRKAAALRHLQQALGYEFLQLDLLKQALTHRSFAAKNNERFEFVGDAILNYTVAKMLFVAFPKLSEGELSRLRANLVNQDTLAEMALAMQVGDALYLGQGELKSGGFRRPSILADAMEAMFAAISFDADFARAEKVVRNLFAERIKSIDPGDSGKDAKTRLQEALQARRLAVPKYRIIEQRGEAHEQCFVVSCDLGELGYETQAQGGSRREAEQTAAEAALQWFNQQFALKKSRRKP, encoded by the coding sequence GGCGGCTGCCTTGCGTCATCTCCAGCAAGCGCTGGGCTACGAATTTCTCCAGCTTGATTTACTCAAACAGGCGCTCACCCACCGCAGCTTTGCGGCCAAAAATAATGAGCGCTTCGAGTTTGTGGGCGATGCCATTCTCAACTACACCGTGGCCAAAATGCTGTTTGTGGCCTTTCCCAAACTCTCCGAGGGCGAATTGTCGCGTCTGCGCGCCAATCTGGTAAACCAAGATACCTTGGCCGAAATGGCGCTGGCAATGCAGGTGGGCGATGCGCTGTATCTGGGGCAGGGCGAATTGAAAAGCGGCGGTTTTCGCCGCCCCTCGATTTTGGCCGACGCCATGGAAGCCATGTTTGCCGCCATCAGCTTTGATGCCGACTTTGCCCGCGCTGAAAAGGTCGTGCGCAACCTGTTTGCCGAGCGCATCAAAAGCATCGACCCCGGCGACAGCGGTAAAGACGCCAAAACCCGCTTGCAGGAAGCCTTGCAGGCGCGCCGTTTGGCGGTGCCCAAATACCGCATTATCGAGCAGCGTGGCGAAGCACATGAGCAATGTTTTGTGGTGTCGTGCGACTTAGGCGAGCTGGGATACGAAACCCAAGCACAAGGCGGCAGCCGCCGCGAAGCCGAACAAACCGCCGCCGAAGCCGCATTGCAATGGTTTAACCAACAGTTTGCGCTGAAAAAAAGCCGCCGAAAGCCTTAA
- the rpsA gene encoding 30S ribosomal protein S1, which yields MSMENFAQLLEESFTLQEMNPGEVITAEVVAIDNNFVTVNAGLKSESLIDVSEFKNAAGEIEVKVGDFVTVTIESVENGFGETKLSREKAKRAADWIALEEAMENGDILSGLINGKVKGGLTVMINSIRAFLPGSLVDVRPVKDTSHFEGKEIEFKVIKLDKKRNNVVVSRRAVLEATLGEERKALLENLQEGAVVKGIVKNITDYGAFVDLGGIDGLLHITDLAWRRVKHPSEVLEVGQEVEAKVLKFDQERSRVSLGMKQLGEDPWHGLARRYPQNTRLFGKVTNLTDYGAFVEIEQGIEGLVHVSEMDWTNKNVHPSKVVQVGDEVEVMILEIDEDRRRISLGMKQTQANPWQEFEANYNKGDKISGAVKSITDFGVFVGLPGGIDGLVHLSDLSWSEGGEETVRQFKKGDEVEAMVLAIDVDKERISLGIKQLSGDPFGNYISVNDKGSIVKGTVKSLDAKGAVIALGDEVEGYLRASEVSSDRVEDIRNVLKEGEEVEAVITTVDRKNRNISLSIKAKDAKETNEAMRSVAASSNASAGTTSLGDLLKAKLSGDNE from the coding sequence ATGAGTATGGAAAATTTTGCCCAACTGCTGGAAGAAAGCTTCACCCTGCAAGAGATGAACCCCGGCGAAGTGATTACCGCCGAAGTGGTTGCCATCGACAACAACTTCGTAACCGTAAACGCCGGTTTGAAATCAGAATCACTGATTGATGTGAGCGAATTCAAAAATGCAGCGGGCGAGATTGAAGTTAAAGTGGGCGATTTTGTTACCGTGACCATCGAATCGGTGGAAAACGGCTTTGGTGAAACCAAGCTGTCACGCGAAAAAGCCAAACGCGCTGCCGATTGGATTGCTTTGGAAGAAGCCATGGAAAATGGCGATATCCTGTCTGGCCTTATCAACGGCAAAGTCAAAGGCGGCTTAACCGTGATGATCAACAGCATCCGCGCCTTCTTGCCGGGTTCTTTGGTCGACGTGCGTCCGGTAAAAGACACTTCACACTTTGAAGGCAAAGAAATCGAATTCAAAGTCATCAAGCTCGACAAAAAACGCAACAACGTGGTGGTATCACGCCGTGCCGTGCTGGAAGCCACTTTGGGCGAAGAGCGCAAAGCCTTGCTGGAAAACCTGCAAGAAGGTGCCGTGGTTAAAGGCATCGTTAAAAACATCACCGATTACGGTGCGTTTGTGGACTTGGGCGGCATCGACGGCCTGTTGCACATCACCGATTTGGCTTGGCGCCGCGTGAAGCACCCCAGCGAAGTGCTGGAAGTAGGCCAAGAAGTGGAAGCCAAAGTATTGAAATTCGACCAAGAGCGCAGCCGCGTGTCTTTGGGCATGAAACAATTGGGCGAAGACCCGTGGCACGGCCTGGCACGTCGCTACCCGCAAAACACCCGCTTGTTCGGTAAAGTCACCAACCTCACCGACTACGGCGCGTTTGTGGAAATCGAGCAAGGCATCGAAGGCTTGGTACACGTTTCCGAAATGGACTGGACCAACAAAAACGTTCACCCCAGCAAAGTTGTCCAAGTAGGCGACGAAGTGGAAGTGATGATTTTGGAAATCGACGAGGACCGCCGCCGTATTTCTTTGGGCATGAAACAAACCCAAGCCAATCCGTGGCAAGAATTCGAAGCCAACTACAACAAAGGCGACAAAATCTCCGGCGCCGTGAAATCCATCACCGACTTCGGCGTATTTGTGGGCTTGCCGGGCGGCATCGACGGCTTGGTACACTTGTCTGACTTGTCTTGGAGCGAAGGCGGCGAAGAAACCGTGCGCCAATTCAAGAAAGGCGATGAAGTGGAAGCCATGGTATTGGCCATCGATGTCGACAAAGAACGCATTTCTTTGGGCATCAAGCAATTGTCTGGCGACCCCTTCGGCAACTACATCAGCGTGAACGACAAAGGCAGCATCGTTAAAGGCACCGTAAAATCACTGGACGCCAAAGGCGCGGTGATTGCTTTGGGCGATGAAGTGGAAGGCTACCTGCGTGCTTCCGAAGTATCCAGCGACCGCGTGGAAGACATCCGTAACGTGCTGAAAGAAGGCGAAGAAGTGGAAGCGGTAATCACCACTGTAGACCGCAAAAACCGCAACATCAGCCTGTCGATCAAAGCCAAAGACGCCAAGGAAACCAACGAAGCAATGCGCTCCGTGGCCGCCAGCAGCAATGCGTCTGCCGGCACCACCAGCTTGGGCGATTTGTTGAAAGCCAAGCTGTCTGGCGACAACGAGTAA
- a CDS encoding SirB2 family protein: MNTYLILKHSHVLLVVLTFILFNIRYGLRLALPQKPLPRWLKIVPHINDTLLLLSGLGLMHITRWMPFGNAPWLGVKLVLLLLYIGWGVVAIKSTPRTGKSLFAYVMAMLCIMTMALLAVHKPVLW; this comes from the coding sequence ATGAATACTTATTTAATCCTGAAACACAGCCATGTTTTGCTGGTGGTGCTCACCTTTATTTTGTTCAATATCCGCTACGGCTTGCGCTTGGCCTTACCGCAAAAACCGTTGCCGCGCTGGTTGAAAATCGTGCCCCACATCAATGATACTTTGCTGTTGCTCAGCGGGCTGGGGCTGATGCACATTACCCGCTGGATGCCGTTTGGCAATGCGCCGTGGCTGGGGGTGAAGCTGGTATTGCTGCTGCTGTATATCGGCTGGGGTGTGGTGGCGATTAAATCAACACCGCGCACCGGCAAAAGCCTTTTTGCTTATGTGATGGCGATGTTGTGCATTATGACCATGGCGCTGCTGGCGGTGCATAAGCCGGTGTTGTGGTAG
- the era gene encoding GTPase Era yields MNTLDTTPLKPDYRSGFIAIVGRPNVGKSTLMNHLVGQKVSITSKKAQTTRHKVNGIYTDDTAQLVFVDTPGFQTHHRNALNDRLNQNVTEAVAGVDVVVMVIEALRFTDADREVLKQLPRRVPVLLVVNKIDKGQAKDAATLNAFIDQVRTEYDFAGVEVVSAKHGLRIANLIEDLKPMLPEGIPLYPEDMVTDKSSRFLAMEIVREKLFRYLGEELPYAMNVEVEQFEEEDGLYRIYIAVLVDKDSQKGILIGKGGEKLKKISTEARLDMEKLFDTKVFLKVWVKVKSGWADDIRFLRELGM; encoded by the coding sequence ATGAATACTTTAGACACCACCCCATTAAAACCCGATTACCGCAGCGGCTTTATCGCCATTGTTGGCCGCCCCAATGTGGGCAAGTCCACCTTGATGAATCATCTGGTGGGGCAAAAAGTGAGCATCACCAGCAAAAAAGCGCAAACCACGCGCCATAAGGTAAACGGCATCTACACCGACGACACTGCGCAGCTGGTGTTCGTAGACACCCCCGGCTTTCAAACTCACCACCGTAACGCGCTGAACGACCGCCTGAATCAGAATGTTACCGAAGCCGTGGCCGGGGTGGATGTGGTGGTGATGGTGATTGAAGCCTTGCGTTTTACCGATGCCGACCGCGAAGTGCTCAAACAACTGCCGCGGCGGGTGCCGGTGTTGCTGGTGGTGAACAAAATCGACAAAGGCCAAGCCAAAGACGCGGCCACGCTAAACGCCTTTATCGACCAAGTGCGTACCGAATACGATTTTGCCGGTGTGGAAGTGGTGAGCGCCAAACACGGCCTGCGCATTGCCAATCTGATTGAAGACCTGAAACCGATGCTGCCTGAAGGCATTCCGCTGTATCCGGAAGACATGGTTACCGACAAATCCAGCCGCTTTTTGGCGATGGAAATCGTGCGCGAAAAGCTGTTTCGCTACTTGGGCGAAGAGCTGCCCTATGCCATGAATGTGGAAGTAGAGCAGTTTGAAGAAGAAGACGGCCTCTACCGCATTTATATTGCCGTGCTGGTGGACAAAGACAGCCAAAAAGGCATTTTAATCGGCAAGGGTGGCGAAAAACTGAAAAAAATCTCCACCGAAGCCAGGCTGGATATGGAAAAGCTGTTCGACACCAAAGTGTTTTTAAAAGTGTGGGTAAAAGTGAAGTCGGGCTGGGCCGACGACATCCGCTTTTTGCGCGAATTGGGGATGTAA
- a CDS encoding integration host factor subunit beta, producing MTKSELMIRLAESYLAASNTQLMAKDVEQSVKVLVDTMTRSLARGQRIEIRGFGSFDLNHRPARTGRNPKTGEKVAVPEKYVPHFKPGKELRERVDQALQNAG from the coding sequence ATGACCAAGTCTGAGTTGATGATTCGTTTGGCCGAAAGCTATTTGGCGGCGAGCAATACGCAACTGATGGCCAAAGATGTGGAGCAAAGTGTTAAAGTATTGGTGGACACCATGACCCGCTCTTTGGCACGCGGCCAGCGCATCGAAATCCGCGGTTTTGGCAGTTTCGACCTTAACCACCGTCCGGCACGCACCGGGCGCAATCCGAAAACAGGCGAAAAAGTGGCGGTGCCGGAAAAATACGTACCCCACTTCAAGCCCGGCAAGGAATTGCGCGAACGGGTGGATCAGGCTTTACAAAACGCCGGTTAA
- the cmk gene encoding (d)CMP kinase: MNQKVIAIDGPSASGKGTVAARVASALGWAYLDSGALYRLTALYARQQGVAWDDEAALAQLAAALPVAFTDGAVLLDGQAVDEAIRGEDIGMGASAVAALPQVRSALLQRQRDFLTAQGLVADGRDMASVVFPQAALKVFLTASAEVRAQRRARQLGLALDGAAFAQILADIEKRDAADRSRTVAPLAPQADAHILDTSALDIDASVKKVLDWYRQI; the protein is encoded by the coding sequence ATGAACCAAAAAGTCATCGCCATCGACGGCCCCAGCGCATCGGGTAAAGGCACCGTGGCCGCCCGCGTGGCGTCGGCTCTGGGCTGGGCGTATTTGGATTCGGGCGCGCTCTACCGGCTCACGGCGCTGTATGCGCGCCAGCAAGGTGTGGCTTGGGATGATGAAGCGGCACTGGCGCAACTGGCCGCGGCTTTGCCGGTGGCGTTTACCGATGGCGCGGTGTTGCTGGATGGCCAAGCGGTGGATGAAGCCATTCGCGGCGAAGACATCGGCATGGGTGCATCTGCCGTGGCGGCTTTGCCACAGGTGCGCAGTGCTTTGTTGCAGCGGCAACGTGATTTCCTTACCGCTCAAGGCTTGGTGGCCGACGGGCGCGACATGGCTTCGGTGGTGTTTCCACAAGCGGCGTTAAAGGTGTTTCTCACCGCCAGCGCCGAAGTGCGCGCCCAGCGCCGCGCCCGTCAATTGGGGCTGGCGTTGGATGGTGCGGCGTTTGCACAAATTCTGGCCGACATCGAAAAACGCGATGCCGCCGACCGCAGCCGCACCGTGGCGCCGCTGGCGCCGCAAGCAGATGCGCATATTCTGGATACCTCGGCGCTGGACATCGACGCCAGCGTGAAAAAAGTGCTTGATTGGTATCGACAAATCTGA